The following proteins are encoded in a genomic region of Synergistaceae bacterium:
- a CDS encoding HIT family protein, giving the protein MKDNNCGYCMRGELLEQFGIYICDLSVSSLILFKEQSHPGRCIVAYKDHVSEIVNISDDERNAFFADVNRAAKAIHAAFHPDKLNYGAYGDTGCHLHVHLVPKYKDAYEWGGVFEMNPKKKFLSAQEYSDMIEKIKANL; this is encoded by the coding sequence ATGAAAGATAATAATTGCGGTTATTGTATGAGGGGCGAACTTCTCGAACAGTTCGGAATTTATATTTGCGATTTGAGTGTAAGCTCTCTGATTCTCTTCAAGGAACAAAGCCACCCGGGACGATGTATTGTCGCGTATAAAGATCATGTCAGCGAAATTGTAAATATCTCTGACGATGAGAGAAACGCGTTTTTTGCAGACGTGAACAGGGCAGCAAAGGCGATTCACGCGGCATTTCACCCCGACAAATTAAATTACGGCGCATACGGCGACACAGGCTGTCATTTGCACGTTCATTTAGTCCCTAAATATAAAGACGCTTACGAGTGGGGCGGAGTCTTCGAGATGAACCCTAAGAAAAAATTTTTATCTGCGCAGGAATACTCTGACATGATAGAGAAAATCAAAGCGAATCTCTAA